The following proteins are encoded in a genomic region of Anser cygnoides isolate HZ-2024a breed goose chromosome 13, Taihu_goose_T2T_genome, whole genome shotgun sequence:
- the PRPS1 gene encoding ribose-phosphate pyrophosphokinase 1, with protein MPNIKIFSGSSHQDLSQKIADRLGLELGKVVTKKFSNQETCVEIGESVRGEDVYIVQSGCGEINDNLMELLIMINACKIASASRVTAVIPCFPYARQDKKDKSRAPISAKLVANMLSVAGADHIITMDLHASQIQGFFDIPVDNLYAEPAVLKWIKENIAEWKNCTIVSPDAGGAKRVTSIADRLNVDFALIHKERKKANEVDRMVLVGDVKDRVAILVDDMADTCGTICHAADKLVSAGATKVYAILTHGIFSGPAISRINNACFEAVVVTNTIPQEDKMKQCPKIQVIDISMILAEAIRRTHNGESVSYLFSHVPL; from the exons atgccCAACATCAAGATCTTCAGCGGGAGCTCGCACCAGGACCTGTCGCAGAAGATCGCCGACCGCCTGGGCCTGGAGCTGGGCAAGGTGGTCACCAAGAAGTTCAGCAACCAGGAGACGTG CGTGGAAATAGGCGAGAGTGTACGCGGGGAGGACGTCTACATTGTGCAGAGTGGCTGTGGTGAAATCAATGACAATCTGATGGAGCTTCTTATCATGATAAATGCCTGTAAGATTGCCTCAGCCAGCAGAGTCACAGCTGTCATACCCTGCTTCCCTTACGCTCGGCAGGACAAAAAGGACAAG AGCCGAGCTCCGATCTCTGCCAAGCTGGTTGCAAACATGCTGTCTGTGGCAGGTGCAGATCACATAATCACCATGGACCTGCATGCATCTCAGATTCAG GGTTTTTTTGATATCCCTGTTGATAACTTGTACGCTGAGCCTGCTGTGCTGAAATGGATCAAAGAGAACATCGCAGAGTGGAAGAACTGCACCATCGTTTCGCCGGATGCTGGTGGAGCCAAGAG AGTGACCTCCATTGCAGATCGGTTGAATGTAGACTTCGCCCTCATTCACAAGGAGCGCAAGAAGGCCAATGAGGTGGATCGCATGGTGCTGGTGGGTGACGTGAAGGACAGAGTGGCCATTCTGGTAGATGACATGGCAGACACGTGTGGCACCATCTGCCATGCTGCAGACAA gctTGTGTCAGCTGGAGCCACCAAAGTTTATGCCATCTTAACTCATGGTATCTTCTCTGGGCCGGCAATATCTCGGATCAACAACGCCTGTTTTGAGGCAGTTGTAGTCACAAACACAATACCCCAGGAGGACAAGATGAAGCAGTGCCCTAAAATCCAG gTGATTGACATCTCAATGATCCTCGCGGAGGCCATCAGGAGGACTCATAATGGGGAATCTGTCTCCTACCTATTCAGCCATGTCCCTTTATAA
- the LOC136791849 gene encoding thymosin beta-15A homolog produces MGARAGRRPGYIRRRPTRRAPVSPGEQRREVAERRRAAAPGKMCDKPDLSEVEKFDKKKLKKTNTEEKNTLPSKETIEQEKECVKSS; encoded by the exons ATGGGCGCGCGGGCTGGGCGGCGGCCGGGGTATATAAGGCGCCGCCCCACGCGGCGCGCTCCAGTCTCACCTGGGGAGCAGCGGCGCGAGGtagcggagcggcggcgggcagcggcaCCGG GCAAGATGTGCGACAAGCCGGACCTCTCGGAGGTGGAGAAATTCGAcaagaagaagctgaagaaaaccaACACGGAGGAGAAGAACACGCTGCCCTCCAAGGAGA ctaTCGAGCAGGAAAAGGAATGTGTGAAGTCTTCCTAG
- the RAB9B gene encoding ras-related protein Rab-9B — translation MSGKSLLLKVILLGDGGVGKSSLMNRYVTNKFDSQAFHTIGVEFLNRDLEVDGRFVTLQIWDTAGQERFKSLRTPFYRGADCCLLTFSVDDRQSFENLGNWQKEFVYYADVKDPEHFPFVVLGNKIDKLERQVSTEEAQAWCMENGNYPYLETSAKDDTNVAVAFEEAVRQVLAVEEQLEHCMLGHTIDLHSSSKSGSSCC, via the coding sequence ATGAGTGGGAAGTCCTTGCTCTTAAAGGTCATTCTGCTTGGGGATGGTGGAGTTGGGAAAAGCTCCCTCATGAACCGGTACGTCACCAACAAGTTTGACTCGCAGGCTTTCCACACGATTGGTGTGGAGTTCTTAAACCGGGACCTGGAGGTGGATGGGCGTTTTGTGACCCTCCAGATCTGGGACACTGCGGGACAGGAGAGATTCAAGAGCCTGCGAACCCCCTTTTACCGGGGAGCCGACTGCTGCCTGCTGACCTTTAGTGTGGACGACCGGCAGAGCTTCGAGAACCTCGGTAACTGGCAGAAGGAGTTCGTCTATTACGCTGACGTGAAGGACCCCGAACACTTCCCCTTCGTGGTTCTGGGCAACAAGATCGACAAACTTGAAAGACAGGTGAGCACGGAGGAGGCACAGGCCTGGTGCATGGAGAACGGTAACTACCCCTACCTGGAGACTAGCGCCAAGGATGACACCAACGTGGCGGTGGCCTTCGAGGAGGCCGTGCGGCAGGTGCTGGCGGTGGAGGAGCAGCTAGAGCACTGCATGCTGGGCCACACCATTGACCTGCACTCCAGCTCCAAGTCGGGGTCCTCCTGCTGTTAA
- the PLP1 gene encoding myelin proteolipid protein isoform X2, with product MGLLECCARCLIGAPFASLVATGLCFFGVALFCGCGHEALTGTEQLIETYFSKNYQDYEYLIDVIHAFQYVIYGTASFFFLYGALLLAEGFYTTGAVRQIFGDYKTTICGKGLSATFVGITYVLTIVWLLVFACSAVPVYIYFNTWTTCQSIANPSKTSASIGTLCADARMYGVLPWNAFPGKVCGSNLLSICKTSEFQMTFHLFIAAFVGAAATLVSLLTFMIAATYNFAVLKLMGRGTKF from the exons ATGG GTCTGTTGGAGTGCTGCGCAAGATGCCTCATCGGGGCACCCTTCGCCTCGCTGGTGGCCACCGGCCTGTGCTTCTTCGGGGTAGCGCTGTTTTGTGGCTGCGGGCACGAAGCCCTGACGGGCACCGAGCAGCTCATCGAGACCTACTTCTCCAAAAACTACCAGGACTATGAGTATCTCATCGACGT CATCCACGCTTTTCAGTACGTCATCTACGGCACGgcctccttcttcttcctctacggagccctgctgctggccgaAGGCTTCTACACCACCGGTGCCGTGCGGCAAATCTTCGGGGACTACAAGACCACCATCTGCGGCAAGGGCCTCAGCGCAACG TTTGTGGGCATTACCTACGTCCTGACCATCGTCTGGCTCCTGGTCTTCGCCTGCTCCGCGGTGCCGGTCTACATCTACTTTAACACCTGGACCACCTGCCAGTCCATCGCCAACCCCAGCAAGACCTCCGCCAGCATCGGCACCCTGTGTGCGGACGCCAGGATGTACG GCGTCCTGCCCTGGAACGCTTTCCCTGGGAAGGTGTGCGGCTCCAACCTGCTCTCCATCTGCAAGACCAGCGAG TTCCAAATGACCTTCCACCTCTTCATCGCGGCCTTTGTGGGGGCTGCTGCCACGCTGGTCTCACTG CTCACCTTCATGATCGCCGCCACCTACAACTTCGCCGTCCTCAAGCTGATGGGCCGAGGCACCAAGTTCTAG
- the PLP1 gene encoding myelin proteolipid protein isoform X1, translating to MGLLECCARCLIGAPFASLVATGLCFFGVALFCGCGHEALTGTEQLIETYFSKNYQDYEYLIDVIHAFQYVIYGTASFFFLYGALLLAEGFYTTGAVRQIFGDYKTTICGKGLSATVTGGPKGRGARGPQRAHSLQRVCQCLGKWLGHPDKFVGITYVLTIVWLLVFACSAVPVYIYFNTWTTCQSIANPSKTSASIGTLCADARMYGVLPWNAFPGKVCGSNLLSICKTSEFQMTFHLFIAAFVGAAATLVSLLTFMIAATYNFAVLKLMGRGTKF from the exons ATGG GTCTGTTGGAGTGCTGCGCAAGATGCCTCATCGGGGCACCCTTCGCCTCGCTGGTGGCCACCGGCCTGTGCTTCTTCGGGGTAGCGCTGTTTTGTGGCTGCGGGCACGAAGCCCTGACGGGCACCGAGCAGCTCATCGAGACCTACTTCTCCAAAAACTACCAGGACTATGAGTATCTCATCGACGT CATCCACGCTTTTCAGTACGTCATCTACGGCACGgcctccttcttcttcctctacggagccctgctgctggccgaAGGCTTCTACACCACCGGTGCCGTGCGGCAAATCTTCGGGGACTACAAGACCACCATCTGCGGCAAGGGCCTCAGCGCAACGGTAACCGGGGGCCCGAAAGGGAGGGGAGCGCGAGGCCCCCAGCGAGCTCACTCTTTGCAGCGGGTGTGTCAGTGTTTGGGAAAGTGGCTAGGACATCCTGACAAG TTTGTGGGCATTACCTACGTCCTGACCATCGTCTGGCTCCTGGTCTTCGCCTGCTCCGCGGTGCCGGTCTACATCTACTTTAACACCTGGACCACCTGCCAGTCCATCGCCAACCCCAGCAAGACCTCCGCCAGCATCGGCACCCTGTGTGCGGACGCCAGGATGTACG GCGTCCTGCCCTGGAACGCTTTCCCTGGGAAGGTGTGCGGCTCCAACCTGCTCTCCATCTGCAAGACCAGCGAG TTCCAAATGACCTTCCACCTCTTCATCGCGGCCTTTGTGGGGGCTGCTGCCACGCTGGTCTCACTG CTCACCTTCATGATCGCCGCCACCTACAACTTCGCCGTCCTCAAGCTGATGGGCCGAGGCACCAAGTTCTAG